The DNA window AGTTGTTctaattgtaattttttttcacaaCTGTTCTTGAACTAATATGATAGAACTAATCAGGTCCTTCCTGGCAGGTTTCTAAGCAATTTTTCCCGAGTGTAGCTGTTGGATTTGAAGATCCGCGAGTCACACTGCACATCGGCGATGGTAGTTTGAGTTCTCTGTtggtttaaaaaaaacatatgaaTGCTTTCTCTTTCTACTTAGTTGAATTTGTGCTGTGTAGGGGTTGCATTCCTAAAGGCTGTACCAGAGGGAACTTATGATGCAGTGATAGTGGATTCTTCAGATCCAATAGGTACAATACTCTTCTTAGCAGCACCTTCCTAACAAAAATGTTGAAGTTGTATGTTGCACGTCTCAGGCCCCGCCCAAGAGTTGTTTGAATTCGCATCCGTAGCCAGGGCTCTCCGACCTGGAGGTGTTGTATGCACTCAGGCCGAAAGCATATGGCTTCACATGCACATTATCGAAGATATCGTTGCAAATTGCCGCCAGGTCTTCAAAGGCTCGGTCAGTTATGCCTGGACTACAGTCCCTACATACCCAAGGTATTTTTTGCCACACAACTAGAGCAGTTCATTCCATCTTATTCACAAGGAGATGCTAATCAATCTGTTTTTCAGTGGTGTGATTGGGTTCATGCTTTGTTCAACGGAAGGTCCCCCAGTTGACTTCAAGAATCCAATCAACCCGATAGATGCTGATGATGGTCATGCCAAAACAAAGGGACCTTTGAGGTTCTACAACTCCGAGGTACATAGTCTGCAAACTATTTGACATTTGTCCTTGCTTAAAGCCATAGATGATTTGTGCTCTTACAATCCTTGTCTTCAGATTCACTCAACCGCTTTTTGTTTGCCCTCGTTTGCTAAAAAGGTGATCGAATCAAAAGCTGCGGCTAGCCGAAGATAAACTCTGGAGCCAGCGGAGACGCAAATCGaggaattagagcatccacaaccgtgcttttgcaagcggcacggttgtgggcccggccccactttttctgtctgctctctggcaagagcacaacacccacagctgtgcccTTCCGctaggacgagcacaattcaatttaaaattcaattaaacaaaaacatttccataatattaaaatt is part of the Salvia splendens isolate huo1 chromosome 6, SspV2, whole genome shotgun sequence genome and encodes:
- the LOC121806684 gene encoding spermidine synthase 1-like isoform X1, with translation MAEAAGELPVKRPREEMEANNGAVPECMSSVIPGWFSEISPMWPGEAQSLKSSTYGKVLVLDGVIQLTERDECAYQEMITHLPLCSIPNPRKVLVIGGGDGGVLHEVSRHASVEKIDICEIDKMVVDVSKQFFPSVAVGFEDPRVTLHIGDGVAFLKAVPEGTYDAVIVDSSDPIGPAQELFEFASVARALRPGGVVCTQAESIWLHMHIIEDIVANCRQVFKGSVSYAWTTVPTYPSGVIGFMLCSTEGPPVDFKNPINPIDADDGHAKTKGPLRFYNSEIHSTAFCLPSFAKKVIESKAAASRR
- the LOC121806684 gene encoding spermidine synthase 1-like isoform X2 codes for the protein MAEAAGELPVKRPREEMEANNGAVPECMSSVIPGWFSEISPMWPGEAQSLKSSTYGKVLVLDGVIQLTERDECAYQEMITHLPLCSIPNPRKVLVIGGGDGGVLHEVSRHASVEKIDICEIDKMVVDVSKQFFPSVAVGFEDPRVTLHIGDGVAFLKAVPEGTYDAVIVDSSDPIGPAQELFEFASVARALRPGGVVCTQAESIWLHMHIIEDIVANCRQVFKGSVSYAWTTVPTYPSGVIGFMLCSTEGPPVDFKNPINPIDADDGHAKTKGPLRFYNSEVIESKAAASRR